The Aneurinibacillus uraniidurans genome segment AAAACAGTCGCTCGCCTTAGCGCCGGGCTTACGCGGACCCGTTTAAAGCATAAGCGCGTGAGCATATCGGTCCCGACCTCAATGATCATTGTCCGGGCGGTTCCGCTTCCAAAAGTCCCGGCTCGTGAAGCGCGCCCACTTCTGGAGATGGAGCTTTCTTCTACCGTGCATCTGCCGTTTACGAATCCATATTTTGATTATTATAAACTTCCAGATGAAGTGGTAGAAGAGAGAGAAGATGAGGCGGGTCAAAAGGAGAGTATACGGCTTGACAACTATCTGGTGGTGGCAGCCCCAGGCAATATAGTTGAAGAGTATGTCCAGCTTTTTGAGCGACTTGATCTATCGCTTTATGCGATTGATATTGAGCCGCTGGCACTGCATCGCCTTCTTATGCAGGCTGGAGTAGACCACGAATCGTGTATAATGTATATGCAGTTTGATACAGATGCGATTAATGTCTCCTTTTTTCGGGAGAATGCCCCTGAGTTCATCCGCAGTATCCCGCTTACGATGCCCAATTATCAGTCGGTAGAGGGGACACATCTCTCAGATGGTCTGGAGGCATTGGCGGTTGAGGCAGCCCGTGAGGTCGAGCGTGTGCTAAACTTTTATCAGTTTACGATCAAAAATGACGGAACGCGTGTTAGAACGCTATACATTACCGGTACGTTCGTTGGGATTGAGAACGTGATTGAATCCATGCGTGGCGTATTGTCCGGGATTGAGATTAGCCTGTTTCCGGCTGACAATATTATGCATCCGTTTTTTGAAGATCGTGACATTCAAGATTATATAATTCCAATTGGATTATCCATGAAAGGTTGAGCGGCATGGTTGAGATTAATCTTCTTCCCCCGAAAAAACCAAAAATCAACACGCCTAGACTGACAGTGGGTATTCTGGCATTTGTCTGGGGAGTCGGCACGATTGTGACCGGGTACGCGCATTATTGTGCGGTACAGGAACAAAAAGCATTGTCTCAACAGATTGAGCAGCAGGAGAAGATCCTATCCCGTGCCGAGCAAAAGCAAAGTGAAGATCACTCACCGGCTACGTGGAAACAGTACGCTGATCTTTCGGAAAAAATGAAGCAATTGTTTTATCCACCAACCGTAATGCTCGATGAACTGGCACAAAGCCTGCCTGCGAATAGTCGATTGACTGAGGTGAAGTATACGCTAAATGGGCAGATTACCGTCCAGGGATATTTTGAGAAATATGAAGACATTGCCGCGTATGTCCATCATCTGGAGAAGTCACCTCACATGGTCAGTGCTACGATGAAAAGCATTACCGCGCTTCCGGTTACATGGAACGGAAAAGAAGAGCTGTCTCCGTTAGCAAAAGCTGCAGGAGGCAAGGTACAACCGCGCTATCGGGCCGAATTTACCCTGGTTGCGGTGACAATTGATGAGAAGAATGTTGTGCGGAAGAAGGGATAGCTGATGGAAGAAAAGCAGCGCCAATCGATTCTTGTTTTATTCAGTCTGCTATTCGTACTACTTGCAGTTTACTACTTTCTGTATTATCAGCCTGCTGTGCGAGAGAAAGAACAAGCTGAGGTACGTGTAGAGACACTAAAAAGCAAAGTGAGTGCCTTATCATCCAGACAAAAACAGACAGATGGCAAACCACCGCAGGAGCAGGTACAAAAAATTACTGAGCGCATCCCGGTTGAACCGTATACCGATCAGCTTGTGCTTGATCTGGGAAATTTGCAGAGTGTAGGTCGTGTGCGGATTGTGAACGTTTCGTTTGAGGAAGGGAAAGACGTAAACGTCAAGCAGCTCGCAGCATTGTTCGGAACGCCGCTTGCAAACGAGCAAGGGGACAAGAAGACGTCGCTTGAAGAAAAGCTCGATGTGACCGAGAAAAAAGAAGCAGCATCTGTCAAAAATGACGTAAAGCCTTCTGTGAATGTACAGGCTGTTGAGCAGGCACTTCCATCTGAAACGTTGAAAGCGGTAGAGATGAAGCTTACGGTGAAAGGGAATTATTCTGATATTTATACGTTTGTTAACGAACTACAAAATATCTCGCGTTACCTGCGTGTTGATGAGTTGTCGTTTACTTCTCCACGAAAAGATGATTTTGTGATTCCGAAAGACCAGCAGTTGAATGCGTCTCTCAAATTGACAAGCTACTACGCACCGCAGTATGCACCATTGCTTGATAAGAAACCGGAGCCGGTCGTGCCGGCTGCTGCAGGAAAGAAAGATCCAACCGTTGAATAAGTACAGCCCGCCGCGCATTGCGCGGTTTTTTTATTCCAGAAATAAAGGAATTATATGATTATTACATACCTTCTATGATTCTCTTTTGAAAAATAACATTAACATCATATATATAGTGCAACTTTTGCATCACATACATATTACTATTCATTTCTGTGTTATTATCTCGATAAAAGTATAGGCAGTACCCAATATCTTACTACAATTAGGGAGGAGCATAGGTGAACATTCGATTCCAGTCATTAAGAACAAAGGTCATCATTTTATGTTTATTTATTTTATTAATTCCTACTATCTTTATTGGGATCAGTACATATCAATCAACGAAAAACAAGTTAGATGAAGCTGGGAAACTGCAGCTTAAACAAAATGTCAAACTAGTAATTGGCATGATCAATCTTATGAACGAGCAAGTCGAGGTAGGGCATCTAACGAAAGAAGAAGCGCAGGAAAAAGTTCGGCAGCAATTACTGGGCGAAAAAAATGATAAAAATGTTCGTCCGATGAAAAAAGAATATACCGTTGGTAAAACCGGCTATCCATGGGCTGTAAACACAGATGCTATTTCCGTTATGAACCCGAACAATGAAGGACAAAACATCATGAATGTTAAAACTCCGGACGGGATTATTTTAGGGAAATCAATTGTTGAAACAGGGACAAACGGCGGCGGATATTTGACTTATAAATATAAGCTTCCCGACAATCCAAATAAATTAGAAACGAAAGTAGTGTATGTTGAAGCTGACCCCCACTGGGGCTGGGTTGTAGGCTCGGGGGCTTATGTCACTGAATTCAACCAGGGAGCTAACTACATCCTTTATCTTGTCATAATAATTTCAGGTATTGCTGTTCTTCTGGGAGCTATTATTGCCGGCTTCTTTTCGACACACCTCACAAGGCCAATTCTCGTTATCGCAAGAAAATTGAATGAAGTAGCAGCAGGCGATTTTACCGTTGAACCTGTTACGGTTCATTCAAAAGATGAAGTTGGCGAACTGGCGAAAGACTTTAATCATATGGTTACAAACATGAAGCAGGTTATTAGTGAAGTGAACTTGTCTGCTCAACATGTTGCTGCTTCATCAGAAGAATTAACAGCAAGTGCCGAGCAAACAAGCAAAGCAACGGAACAAATTACAGTAGCGATACAAGAATCAGCAAACGGGGCTGAAAAACAACAAGCAATGCTCCAACGAACAACTAGTTCTTTTGAAGAAATATCTGTAGGAATGCAGCGTATTGCCGAGAGTTCACGGACGATTTCCGACTCATCTGCCAATACGACAGAAACGGCGAAATCTGGTGAGGTCGCGGTTCAGAAGACGGTCAAGCAAATGAATTCGATCAGTATGTCTGTAAACGAGTCTGATACTGTCATTAAGTTATTGGATCAACGGACGAAAGAAATCGCAAAAATATTGAGTGTGATTACCGATATTTCGGCGCAAACGAACTTGTTGGCACTTAATGCGGCAATCGAAGCCGCACGGGCGGGGGAACACGGAAAAGGGTTTGCTGTTGTAGCAGAAGAAGTAAGAAAGTTGGCTGATCAATCCAGCCAGTCTTCTAGTCAAATCACAAAATTAATTGAAGAAATACATAAAGATATGGAGAATTCCATTCAAACGATGGGCAAAGTGAAGGAAGAAGTAGTGTCCGGGCTGGAAATCGCAAATGAAACGGAGAAAAGATTTCATGATATTCTCGTTTCTACAAGCCAGATTTCCCAGCAAATTGAGGAATTGGCGAGTGTCACCGAGCAGATATCTGCTAGTGTGCAGGAAGTTTCAGCAAGCGGGGAGAACGTTGCCCATATTGCTCAACAATCCCTGGCAAATTCACAAGACATTGCGGCTGCTTCTGAGGAACAACTGGCTTCCATGGAGGAAGTTACATCACTAGCAGCTACTCTGTCGAAGATGGCAGAGGAATTACAAGCACTCACTATTAGATTTAAGATTTAGCCCCGTTCCATCTGAAAAATAAAATAGACCTCCCGCTTACCAGGCGCAAGGGAGGTCTATTTCTTTTTTATACATAAACACCCGTAGTGAAACATATCGTATAGCAAGGACAAGCAAAGAGTGAGAGAAAGGAGACGCTTTTGATGAGCAAATGTCCAGACTATACGATTCGTACTCGACCCGTCCCCGAAGCGTCCAAGAAAGACAAAGAAACGAAAAATCCAAAGGTAACACTGAATACAGCACCTGTTTCTCAGGTGATAGATAGCAGCACTCCCCCTGTTATTGAGCCTGTTCCGATTGAAACAGATATACCACATGAGAGTGAAATCGTACCGTATGTAGAAGAAGCGGTCGGAAGAAGCGGCTTCATGGGAGGGAAAAATCGAAATTGGAATCGAAATAAAAAAGCGCAGCGGGCATTCGCGATACGGATCACCGGAATTGTCGGGGGAGCGGTTGCGGTTGGCCTGTTATTCGGTTATGCGGCGCTGCAGATGCTTGCCGTCCCAGAAGAAAAGCAGCGATCTGCTCCAGCCTCGCCTGTAACTGTTCAGCACGATGTTCCTCCCCCTGCTCCGGCTGCTTCTGTTCCGAAGCCGAAAGTCGAAGCGGCTGCACCAACTGCCCAAGCTGTCCAAACAAAATCGGTAGTGATCTCATTCCCTGCACTTCCGCTTTATATGGTGCAGGGCGGAGTCTTTACGACAAAAGAAGGAGCGGCGCAGGAGCAGGCGGCCTATAAGCAGAAAGGCTGGCCCGTATATCAAGTAGCAGATGGCGGCAAGTTCGCGGTGTTTCTCGGTATGGGAAGCTCCAAGGAGGAGGCGACGGCCATTGCTCAAATGTATCGGGACGCAAAGCAGGCGGTATATGTGAAAGAGAAGCCTGTAGCTGCCACGTCGGTTACGATTGCGGTGCCAGCAGGGCTAGAAGCGAAAGAAGTTGCGAATATCACAAAGATCGGGGACGTGCAGGCAGCCTTATGTAAAGAACTGTCAGCTATGACCAGCGAAGGTTTCCGAGAAGGGAAGGTAGCACCTGAACGTATGCAGCGGGTAGTGGAGCTTCATCAGCAGCTGCTTGATACGGGACGAAGCCTGCTTGCTGTTACAGATGAAAAAAAGAAGCCGCTCATTCAGACAGCATTGAACGAAGCAACGAGATCAATAGCGGCGACCAAACAGTTTAGCTCACAGTCAAACCGGACGTATTTGTGGCAGGCAGAAGAGGCCATGATGAAGTGGATGGGAGCTTCGCAAGCATGGCAAAATTCTTTGAAGCAGTAGAAGGAGGGAGACCTCCTTTTTCTTATTGTGCTGGTCCCATGACTTTGTTACACTAGATTACAATATGTGTTTACATGGAAGAAGAGGCACATGAACTTACTTAAATTGCATTTTTTGACTAAAGCAGGTGAATGATGTTGGCAAAGGCAAAACAGCGCTCGTTAATTCTTGCATCCGCATCACCGCGGCGCAAAGAGCTTCTTGAAGGACTCGGTTTGGCGTTTACTGTACAGCCGAGTGTAGCGAATGAAGTAGTGGAGGGGGACGTCTCTCCAGAAGAATTCGTAACCACCCTAGCTCGACGTAAAGCCCGTGATGTTGCATTTTCTCTTGCGGAGTCGGAAGAAGAAGTAGCGCTTGTCATCGGCTCGGATACCGTTGTCGTTTTAGGCGATGAGATTCTCGGTAAGCCGGCGGATGAGTTAGACGCGTTTCGTATTTTATCAAGCCTTCAGGGGAAAACCCATATCGTATATACCGGGGTATGCATCGTAGAAGCAGCGACTGGCAAAGAAAAAGTGGGCTATCGGGCAACCCGTGTTACGATGCGACCGTTGTCCCCTGACCGTATTCGTCGCTATATCGCTACAGGTGAACCGATGGATAAAGCGGGAGCCTACGGGATTCAGGGATACGGTGCCACGCTTGTCGAGAATATGGAAGGCGATTATTTTTCGGTTGTTGGCCTGCCGGTGTCATTGGTCAGTGACTTTTTGGAAGAATTTGGTGTACAATTGCTCTAGGTGCTTATTGCGCCTGAGGGGCGTACACATCATGTACAGCAGCGAGAACCCCCGGATTTTATAGGGAAATGGGGGAAGATCGACATGCATCCAGATAATACGACAGGGTCGTGTGTGATGCTGCGTGATATACCGGCGGCAGAGAGACCCAGGGAGCGGATGGAGCGGTTTGGACCTACTGCACTATCGAATGAAGAACTGCTCGCCGTGCTGCTCAGAACGGGCACGAAGCAGGAATCTGCACTAGCTCTTGCCGGGCGTATGTTATACGAGATCGGTGACTTGCGCGGATTAAAGTCTGTTTCGCTTGAAGAGTTGACGACCATTAAGGGGATAGGAAGCGCAAAAGCACTTCTTATTCTTGCCGGGTTGGAGCTTGGACGCCGCATTGCACTTCCGCCGCTCAACCGTGTTGCCGTGCGTTCACCGAAAGATGTGGCGGATGTGATGATGGAAGAGCTGCGTTATCACACACAGGAGCATTTTGTCTGCTTGTACTTGAATACGAAAAATCAAATTATTGGAAAAGATACGGTATTTATTGGAAGCCTGAATTCATCGGTCGTCCATCCCCGTGAAGTGTTTCACAAAGCGATTCGTCGCAGCAGCGCATCGGTGATTTGTCTTCATAATCATCCGAGTGGAGATCCCATTCCAAGTAAGGAAGATATTGATGTAACACGCCGCTTGCGGGAAGCTGGTAAAATACTGGGGATTGAATTGCTTGATCATGTTATTATAGGAGATGGACGGTTTTATAGCTTAAAAGAAAAAGGACATTTTATATGATGGTGCTTTTTCCTGATTGAAAATAAGGGACATTCGAGTATAATTTTATAGTTGTCGTATGACAGATCCGATCTGTAGCATGAAGGGAGATATCACACCAATGTTTGGTAGCTTTAATAGAGACATGGGTATTGATTTAGGAACAGCAAATACGTTAGTGTATGCAAAATCGAAAGGAATCGTAGTACGTGAACCGTCTGTAGTTGCACTGCGTACGGATACGGGCAGTATTGAAGCGGTAGGGAATTCTGCGAAGAGCATGATTGGTCGTACGCCAGGTAATATTGTGGCAGTGCGTCCGATGAAGGATGGCGTAATCGCAGACTTTGAAACAACAGCGACGATGCTGCGCTATTTTATTGAGCAGGCACAAAAAAGTCGTGGACTGTTCTCACGCAAACCGAACGTTATGGTGTGCGTGCCATCTGGCATTACCGCAGTAGAGAAGCGTGCGGTAGAAGATGCAACAAAACTTGCAGGGGCACGGGAAGCTTTTACGATTGAAGAGCCGTTCGCAGCGGCGATTGGTGCTGATCTTCCGGTATGGGAACCAACAGGAAGTATGGTAGTTGATATCGGCGGTGGCACAACAGAGGTTGCGATTATCTCACTGGGCGGTATTGTAACAAGCAAGTCAATTCGTGTTGCAGGCGATGAGATGGATGAAGCGATCATCCAATACATTAAGAAGAAATACAGCCTGATGATCGGGGAACGTACAGCTGAAATCCTGAAAATGGAGATTGGTTCTGCGATTCCACCAGAACAGAAGGAAACAATGGACATTCGCGGACGTGACCTGATTACAGGCCTACCGAAAACGATTGAAATTACCGCACAGGAAATTGCTGAAGCATTAAGTGAAACGGTAACAAGCATTGTTGATGCTGTGAAAATCACATTGGAGAAAAGCCCACCAGAGCTGGCGGCAGATATTATGGATCGTGGAATTGTGCTGACAGGTGGCGGTGCACTGCTTCGCAATCTGGACAGGCTTCTCACTGAGGAAACTGGCATGCCGGTTATCGTAGCGGAGAACGCGCTCGACTGTGTAGCAATTGGTACAGGACGTGCGCTTGAGAACTTGCATTTGTTTAAATCAAAGTCAGGCATTACTCAGCGTTCCGGACGCAATCGATAAGCGGGTGTTGACGGGTGATCAATTTTTTTGGCAATAAACGACTCATTGCAATATTGATTGGCCTGATTGTGCTGATCGTCATTATGGGTGCTACCATCAAGGAGCGCCCTTTTGCTACCTGGCCGGAGCGAGTGCTTAGGGATACGTCTTCGTTTGTACAGGGTATCTTTTATAAGCCGGCTTTGATGGTATCTGGTGCTGCTGGCGGTGTCCGACATATCTTTAATGTGTATGAGGAGAATAAACAGCTGAAGGCGGATCAGAACCAGTATGCTCACGTAAAGGCAGAAGCAGAAGAGTTGAAGCGGCAAAACCGCGAGCTTCGTCTGATGCTCGATATTAAAGATAACAAGCTGTCCAAGTACGACACAATAGCAGCGGATGTGATTGCGCGTACGCCAGATCGATGGAATAACCTGTTAACAATCAGCAAGGGAAAAAATGATGGTGTGACACCAAACATGGCGGTTCTTTCGTCTGACGGAGCTCTCATTGGACGGGTGCAGTCTGTATCTACGTTCTCCTCACAAGTAGAGCTTTTAATGGATATTGAAGAGGAGAATCACATTGCGGCTGTAATTCAGGGAACGCAGGCGATCTATGGTGTTATTGAAAGCTATGACTTGGATAAGCATGAACTGATTATGCGGAAAATCCCGAAAGTAAAAGATTTGAAAATTACGCCGGGACAATATGTCACAACGTCGGGCATGGGTGGCGTAATGCCGGCCGGTTTATTAATTGGTCAGGTTAGTTCCGTTGGTGAAGGAGATTATGGTCTGACACAGACGGCACGGATTACACCTTTGGCGAACTTCTATCAGCTAGAGCATGTATTTGTTGTCAATCGCAGTTTTGTCGCACCACCTGTTGTTAACAATCCAACGCCAAAGCCCGGTAGTCAAACAGGAGAAGGGCAGGGAGTGGGGCAATGAGGAATGGATGGCTTTATGCGGTAATGCTCCTCTTTTTTATCCTGGAAGGTACGGTGGCTCAGGTGTTCGCTCCGGATGTATGGGGGGCGAGCTGGATTGTTGTGCCGCGTTTTGCCCTGGCTGGAATTGTGCTGATCGGACTGTATGCAGGCCGGAGAAAGGGGCTTATCTTCGGCCTTTTCTTCGGTCTTTTGTATGATGTACTATATGCACAGGTGATTGGGGTAGAAGTACTTGCGATGGGGACGATGGGGTATCTAGCTGGTCTTACGTCTCGTTATTTCCATCAGAACTTTATGCTTGCCGTGGTCGATGTGATCGTGCTGACTGCGTTACATGAGTGGATCACATATGAAATTTATGATTTATTTAATCTTGCTTCTATGAATCTGTTACATTTGTTTATCAAGGAGATTATACCTACTGCTGTGTGTAGTGCACTGTTTACGCTTATTGTGTTCCGACCTTTCAGCTATATTTTGAACCGGACTCTTCTTAAGAAGGAGATTGTATAGGGAAGGAAGGAAAAAATGTGCTTTGTAGCGAATAGACAAGGAGGTAGGGGGAAGGCTAGCATATGGTAAAAGTAAAGCAAAACGTATGGATAAAAGGGACGAAAGACGGACTTGTCTTTCATCTTGATGATGCTTGCGCCTTTAGCGACCTGCTTGATGAGCTGCAGGAAAAAGTGCATAACAGTCACCAGCAGATTTTAAGTGGCCCGATCATTAGTGTCGTGCTTAAATTCGGGCGGCGCTATGTAACGGCAGAGCAAGAGGAGAGTATCCGAGAGATTCTACGCCATCGTGGCAATCTAGTTGTGCGAAAAGTAGAATCTGATGTCATTACCAAAGAGGAAGCGTTGCAGGAAAAGTTGTCTGCGCAGATGCAGATTTATTCGCGGACTGTGCGCTCAGGTCAAGTTATCCGACATAATGGGGATCTCTTGCTGCTTGGCGATGTGAATTCGGGGGCGCTTGTTGTTTGTACAGGTAACATTTATGTATTGGGTTCTCTTCGAGGAACGGTACATGCGGGAGCGGAAGGATGCGAAGAGGCGATTATTGCCGCGTATGACTTCATCCCAAGCCAGGTACGAATTGCAGGTGTGTTGTTTTCTGATTCACCGGAGGCAGAGCAAATTACGCGGATGGAGTTTGTCTATGTAAGAGACAACCATCTTATAAAGGCACCGATGAGCCAGCTTCATAAAATACGGCCCGGTCTTGGGCAGTTTGTCATATGAGATAGAGAAGAGGGGGAATCCTCATGAGTGAAGCCATTGTAGTGACTTCAGGGAAAGGCGGAGTCGGCAAAACGACAACGACAGCGAATATCGGGACAGCGCTAGCTCAGTTGGGCAAAAAAGTATGCATGATTGATACAGACATTGGCCTACGCAATCTTGATCTTGTCATGGGACTGGAAAATCGAATCATCTTTGATCTTGTGGATGTGGTGGAAGGAAACTGTAAGCTGCATCAAGCGATGATTAAAGACAAGCGGTTTGATGATTTACTGTACTTGCTTCCAGCCGCTCAGACGAAAGATAAGTCTGCGGTCACAACAGAGCAGATGAAGAAACTGGTGGATGAGTTAAAAGCAGATTTTGATATCGTACTGATTGACTGTCCGGCAGGTATTGAGCAGGGCTTTAAAAATGCAGTAGTTGGCGCAGATAAGGCAATTGTCGTTACAACGCCGGAAATCTCCTCCATTCGGGACGCAGACCGGGTGATTGGTCTACTTGAACGAGAGAATCTTACGGCGACATATCTCGTTATCAACCGTATTCGCCCACATATGACACAGAGCGGTGATATGCTTGATGTAGAAGATGTTGTGTCTATGCTGTCCGTTGACCCGATCGGCTATGTGCCGGATGATGAAGAAGTAATTAAGCATTTGAATTTACGAGAGCCCGTCGCAATGAATCATGAAGCAAAAGCAGGTATTGCATACCGGAACATCGCGCGCCGGATGCTTGGCGATTCGGTTCCATTTTTAAACATGGACGAGCCGGATGGATTTTTTAAAAAGGTCAAGCGGTTGTTTGGAATGAAATAGCGCGGTGCGTGTACGCATCGGAGGATAGACGACCATGGAGTTCGACAAGAAATATATACGGAATTTAGACTGGCTGTTGATTTTACTTTTGATGTGCCTCGGTATTTTTAGTTTTATCGGGATTTCCGGGGCGACGACTTCAGCTAACTACGAATGGAAGCAAGTAATCTGGTACGGGTTTGGGTTTCTTGTTCTGACCGGGGTTTTGCTGTTTGATTATCATTCGTTTAGCAATGGGGCGTATGCGCTGTATGGATTCGGGCTTGTTCTGATTATCGGGGTGTTATTCACTCCCTTAAAAAGTGGTGCGCACAGTTGGTATCAGCTGGGTGTAATTGACTTTCAGCCTTCTGAGTTGATGAAAATTTTTACAATTATAGCGGTCGCCCGGTATTTATCGAAGATGGATGAGTTGGAAGAAAGTATTGCAGATTTCCGTCATCTGTTTCGCATCCTTTTGCTTATAGGTGTGCCGACTTTTTTAATTTTCATACAACCGGATCTTGGGACTTCACTCGTCTTCATGGGTATTTTGTTCAGCATATTAATCGTAGCAGGCTTGCCTGTCCGGTATTTTGCCATTATGGGTGCGCTTGTTGCTATTTTTCTCGGATCGCTGATGTATATTTTCACGTATCACCAGCAGTTTTTTACTGAGCATATTATGCATGAGTACCAGTGGATGAGGATTGCGTCCTGGCTGGACCCATATAACGATAAATATAAGAAGGAAGGCTACCAGCTTCGTCAGTCACTGACGGCGATCGGGTCCGGCCAGCTTGCCGGCAAAGGAATTAATCAGGGCACACAGGCACGTAATGGCTGGGTGCCAGTTGGGGAAAGTGACTTTGTATTTACCGTTATTGGGGAAGAGCTTGGCTTTATCGGTTCGAGTATTTTAATCTTTCTGTATTTCTTTTTTGTATACAGGATGGTGCGCATTGCGATGGAGGCTAAAGATACGTTTGGTATGTATGTCATAGCCGGTGTGATCGGAATGTATGTGTTTCAGATTTTCGAGAACATCGGCATGACGATTCAATTGATGCCTATTACCGGGATCCCGCTTCCGTTCATCAGTTATGGAGGAAGTTCGCTTATCACAAACTTTCTTGTTATGGGGATTGTGCTGAACATCGGGATGCGCCGCAAAAAGCTTATGTTTGATTAAGAATATCGCCCATTTCCTTCTCATACACTTGTACTACGAAACGGACAAGGGAGAGGGGGATGGGCGTATGTCATTTTATGATACAGACGGCATTAAACGCCGCCGGGAAGAGAGGGTACGTCGCTTGCGGGAGCAGATGGAGAATACCTACTCTTCCTATTTTTTTGATGAGCCAGATAAGTCTTTGCCGTATGAAGAAGAGGAGCATGATTCGTATCGGGTAGACCGGGCGTATCGTGAGCGTTATCAGGAGAGACGGGATGAGCGATATGAACCGGAGCGAAATCGATATTACGAACATGAAGAGCCGTATCACCGATATCATTACACAGGAGAACCATACTCTAGGTACTCGGATGAGCGATATATCCCGGCAGCTCGCCTTCCGGGCAATCGATCGCAGAAGAGGCGTCCGGGAACGCCTTCTGGACCGATGCGTCGTGGGGATAAATGGTTAATCAAGGTTATTGCTTCGCTGTTT includes the following:
- the pilM gene encoding type IV pilus biogenesis protein PilM gives rise to the protein MKLPFFRQSVGSVGMLLTDTGLRYAEVRTTGERVQVRQAGLIELESGCVEGGRIVDMEKTVARLSAGLTRTRLKHKRVSISVPTSMIIVRAVPLPKVPAREARPLLEMELSSTVHLPFTNPYFDYYKLPDEVVEEREDEAGQKESIRLDNYLVVAAPGNIVEEYVQLFERLDLSLYAIDIEPLALHRLLMQAGVDHESCIMYMQFDTDAINVSFFRENAPEFIRSIPLTMPNYQSVEGTHLSDGLEALAVEAAREVERVLNFYQFTIKNDGTRVRTLYITGTFVGIENVIESMRGVLSGIEISLFPADNIMHPFFEDRDIQDYIIPIGLSMKG
- a CDS encoding PilN domain-containing protein; translated protein: MVEINLLPPKKPKINTPRLTVGILAFVWGVGTIVTGYAHYCAVQEQKALSQQIEQQEKILSRAEQKQSEDHSPATWKQYADLSEKMKQLFYPPTVMLDELAQSLPANSRLTEVKYTLNGQITVQGYFEKYEDIAAYVHHLEKSPHMVSATMKSITALPVTWNGKEELSPLAKAAGGKVQPRYRAEFTLVAVTIDEKNVVRKKG
- the pilO gene encoding type 4a pilus biogenesis protein PilO, whose translation is MEEKQRQSILVLFSLLFVLLAVYYFLYYQPAVREKEQAEVRVETLKSKVSALSSRQKQTDGKPPQEQVQKITERIPVEPYTDQLVLDLGNLQSVGRVRIVNVSFEEGKDVNVKQLAALFGTPLANEQGDKKTSLEEKLDVTEKKEAASVKNDVKPSVNVQAVEQALPSETLKAVEMKLTVKGNYSDIYTFVNELQNISRYLRVDELSFTSPRKDDFVIPKDQQLNASLKLTSYYAPQYAPLLDKKPEPVVPAAAGKKDPTVE
- a CDS encoding methyl-accepting chemotaxis protein, whose product is MNIRFQSLRTKVIILCLFILLIPTIFIGISTYQSTKNKLDEAGKLQLKQNVKLVIGMINLMNEQVEVGHLTKEEAQEKVRQQLLGEKNDKNVRPMKKEYTVGKTGYPWAVNTDAISVMNPNNEGQNIMNVKTPDGIILGKSIVETGTNGGGYLTYKYKLPDNPNKLETKVVYVEADPHWGWVVGSGAYVTEFNQGANYILYLVIIISGIAVLLGAIIAGFFSTHLTRPILVIARKLNEVAAGDFTVEPVTVHSKDEVGELAKDFNHMVTNMKQVISEVNLSAQHVAASSEELTASAEQTSKATEQITVAIQESANGAEKQQAMLQRTTSSFEEISVGMQRIAESSRTISDSSANTTETAKSGEVAVQKTVKQMNSISMSVNESDTVIKLLDQRTKEIAKILSVITDISAQTNLLALNAAIEAARAGEHGKGFAVVAEEVRKLADQSSQSSSQITKLIEEIHKDMENSIQTMGKVKEEVVSGLEIANETEKRFHDILVSTSQISQQIEELASVTEQISASVQEVSASGENVAHIAQQSLANSQDIAAASEEQLASMEEVTSLAATLSKMAEELQALTIRFKI
- a CDS encoding SPOR domain-containing protein; amino-acid sequence: MSKCPDYTIRTRPVPEASKKDKETKNPKVTLNTAPVSQVIDSSTPPVIEPVPIETDIPHESEIVPYVEEAVGRSGFMGGKNRNWNRNKKAQRAFAIRITGIVGGAVAVGLLFGYAALQMLAVPEEKQRSAPASPVTVQHDVPPPAPAASVPKPKVEAAAPTAQAVQTKSVVISFPALPLYMVQGGVFTTKEGAAQEQAAYKQKGWPVYQVADGGKFAVFLGMGSSKEEATAIAQMYRDAKQAVYVKEKPVAATSVTIAVPAGLEAKEVANITKIGDVQAALCKELSAMTSEGFREGKVAPERMQRVVELHQQLLDTGRSLLAVTDEKKKPLIQTALNEATRSIAATKQFSSQSNRTYLWQAEEAMMKWMGASQAWQNSLKQ
- a CDS encoding Maf family protein produces the protein MMLAKAKQRSLILASASPRRKELLEGLGLAFTVQPSVANEVVEGDVSPEEFVTTLARRKARDVAFSLAESEEEVALVIGSDTVVVLGDEILGKPADELDAFRILSSLQGKTHIVYTGVCIVEAATGKEKVGYRATRVTMRPLSPDRIRRYIATGEPMDKAGAYGIQGYGATLVENMEGDYFSVVGLPVSLVSDFLEEFGVQLL
- the radC gene encoding RadC family protein, whose product is MHPDNTTGSCVMLRDIPAAERPRERMERFGPTALSNEELLAVLLRTGTKQESALALAGRMLYEIGDLRGLKSVSLEELTTIKGIGSAKALLILAGLELGRRIALPPLNRVAVRSPKDVADVMMEELRYHTQEHFVCLYLNTKNQIIGKDTVFIGSLNSSVVHPREVFHKAIRRSSASVICLHNHPSGDPIPSKEDIDVTRRLREAGKILGIELLDHVIIGDGRFYSLKEKGHFI
- a CDS encoding rod shape-determining protein; amino-acid sequence: MFGSFNRDMGIDLGTANTLVYAKSKGIVVREPSVVALRTDTGSIEAVGNSAKSMIGRTPGNIVAVRPMKDGVIADFETTATMLRYFIEQAQKSRGLFSRKPNVMVCVPSGITAVEKRAVEDATKLAGAREAFTIEEPFAAAIGADLPVWEPTGSMVVDIGGGTTEVAIISLGGIVTSKSIRVAGDEMDEAIIQYIKKKYSLMIGERTAEILKMEIGSAIPPEQKETMDIRGRDLITGLPKTIEITAQEIAEALSETVTSIVDAVKITLEKSPPELAADIMDRGIVLTGGGALLRNLDRLLTEETGMPVIVAENALDCVAIGTGRALENLHLFKSKSGITQRSGRNR